A region of Maribacter algicola DNA encodes the following proteins:
- a CDS encoding TapB family protein yields MKIKFLFFFIFLYGTSLMFGQNACSKYYPMEEGSTFQYTMYDKKDKVEGVTDYVVSNVENDGGNTKATMKLTYTDDKGKNVIESDYNITCTGNGVKIDYESLFPSEMKKQYEDMGMDMQITGTDIEIPNDLSAGQTLDDANISVTMDMGAMKMKINVDTFDRKVEKMETVTTPAGTFDCYLITENSKSKVMMANMEMSNKVWISEGVGMIKQETYGKNGKLMSRMELTKFSK; encoded by the coding sequence ATGAAAATCAAGTTCCTTTTTTTCTTTATCTTCCTTTATGGCACTTCACTTATGTTCGGCCAAAATGCCTGTAGTAAATACTACCCCATGGAAGAGGGCAGTACTTTTCAATACACCATGTACGACAAAAAGGACAAAGTAGAAGGTGTCACGGACTATGTTGTTTCCAACGTAGAAAATGATGGGGGCAATACCAAAGCAACCATGAAACTGACCTATACCGATGACAAAGGGAAAAATGTTATTGAGTCAGATTATAATATAACCTGTACCGGAAACGGTGTGAAAATCGACTATGAGAGCTTGTTTCCCTCTGAAATGAAAAAGCAATATGAGGACATGGGAATGGACATGCAGATTACCGGTACAGATATCGAAATCCCAAATGATCTCTCCGCTGGGCAGACCTTGGACGATGCGAATATAAGCGTTACCATGGATATGGGTGCGATGAAGATGAAGATCAACGTGGATACCTTTGACCGCAAAGTAGAGAAAATGGAAACGGTTACCACTCCAGCGGGTACCTTTGATTGCTATTTAATTACAGAGAATAGTAAATCCAAGGTGATGATGGCCAATATGGAAATGAGCAATAAGGTTTGGATTTCAGAAGGTGTAGGCATGATAAAACAGGAAACCTATGGTAAAAATGGAAAGTTGATGAGCCGCATGGAATTGACAAAATTTAGTAAATAA
- the lipB gene encoding lipoyl(octanoyl) transferase LipB — protein sequence MNKTVFLEDLGVKDYKETWDYQEHLFQQILDLKIKNRREEAALETPNHFIFVEHPHVYTLGKSGDIQNLLVNEEDLNEKGAKFYKINRGGDITYHGPGQIVGYPILDLDNFFTDIHKYLRLLEEMVILTLAEYGLKAERSKGETGVWLDVGTPFARKICAMGVRASRWVTMHGFALNINADLGYFDLMIPCGIKDKAVTSLNVELGKVEVDMDEVKGKLLKHFAALFEAEITKKTEV from the coding sequence ATGAACAAAACTGTATTTTTGGAGGACTTGGGCGTCAAGGATTACAAGGAGACTTGGGACTACCAAGAACATTTGTTTCAGCAAATATTGGATTTGAAAATCAAGAACAGGAGGGAGGAAGCCGCATTGGAAACCCCCAACCATTTCATTTTTGTGGAGCATCCCCATGTATATACGCTGGGGAAAAGTGGAGATATCCAAAACCTTTTGGTAAACGAGGAGGACCTCAATGAAAAAGGTGCAAAATTCTATAAAATAAATAGGGGCGGGGATATTACCTATCATGGCCCGGGACAGATTGTGGGCTATCCTATTCTTGATTTGGACAATTTCTTTACCGATATACACAAATATCTAAGACTTCTTGAGGAGATGGTCATTCTCACTTTGGCGGAGTATGGTTTGAAGGCCGAACGTTCCAAAGGTGAAACAGGGGTATGGTTGGATGTTGGAACGCCCTTCGCCCGAAAAATCTGTGCCATGGGCGTTCGTGCCAGTAGGTGGGTGACCATGCACGGATTTGCATTGAATATAAATGCGGACCTAGGCTATTTTGATTTGATGATTCCCTGCGGCATTAAAGATAAAGCCGTAACTTCCTTAAACGTAGAGTTGGGAAAGGTAGAAGTCGATATGGATGAGGTTAAGGGGAAATTGCTAAAACATTTTGCTGCACTTTTTGAAGCTGAGATAACAAAAAAAACCGAGGTTTAA
- a CDS encoding SGNH/GDSL hydrolase family protein, translating into MKIEVWKMNTFKIIALILLFLNCTANENEFLVGSGEIGSKEQKVFNYLALGDSYTVGESVSSNQNFPMQLSERIESELNTSVETKIIARTGWRTDDLQNGISNTRIDKPQDLVTLLIGVNNQYQDKPFEQYEKEFPELLGIALDFVEGNAEKVLVISIPDYAFTPFGQSRDVDKISREIDRYNEFARSIAVENEVRFVEITDITRMGLEQPQLVASDGLHPSGEAYGKFVDRILPLLLEHFKD; encoded by the coding sequence ATGAAAATAGAAGTTTGGAAAATGAACACTTTTAAGATTATAGCCCTCATTTTATTATTTCTTAATTGCACGGCAAATGAGAACGAATTTTTAGTGGGCTCTGGAGAGATAGGTTCAAAAGAGCAGAAAGTATTCAATTATCTGGCATTGGGCGATAGTTATACGGTTGGAGAAAGCGTTTCTTCAAATCAAAACTTTCCTATGCAACTATCTGAAAGAATTGAAAGTGAATTAAATACAAGTGTCGAAACAAAGATAATTGCAAGAACCGGTTGGAGAACAGATGACCTTCAAAACGGTATTTCGAATACAAGAATAGACAAACCTCAAGATTTGGTCACCCTCTTGATTGGCGTCAACAATCAATACCAAGACAAACCTTTTGAACAATATGAAAAGGAGTTTCCAGAACTACTGGGCATTGCCCTTGACTTTGTGGAAGGTAATGCTGAAAAGGTGTTGGTCATCTCCATCCCGGATTATGCGTTTACCCCATTTGGCCAATCTAGGGATGTGGACAAAATATCAAGGGAAATAGATAGGTATAACGAGTTTGCCAGGTCCATTGCAGTTGAAAATGAGGTTCGCTTTGTTGAAATTACGGATATTACCAGAATGGGCTTGGAGCAGCCCCAACTTGTAGCCAGTGACGGTCTACATCCATCGGGGGAAGCATACGGTAAATTTGTGGACCGCATCCTTCCTTTGCTATTGGAACATTTTAAAGATTAG
- a CDS encoding RNA polymerase sigma factor: MQETEGNKILVHLRSGSEKLLREIYTDNREKFLNFARKYQLSEDDNIDIYQDAYVIFYDNVMQGKLTELNSSVSTYLFSIGKYLIFDRMRKNKKTVGSHFPMEVVGKADVSLEELSLGAEELSAEQKLLQKYFATLGTQCKELLNLFYYRGFTIQEIVESGGYNNENVVKAAKSRCMKTLKERIKADAD, from the coding sequence GTGCAGGAAACAGAGGGAAACAAAATACTCGTTCATTTACGTAGCGGTTCAGAGAAACTGTTACGTGAGATATATACGGACAATCGGGAGAAGTTCTTGAATTTTGCACGTAAATATCAATTGTCCGAAGATGATAACATAGACATTTATCAAGATGCTTATGTGATTTTTTACGACAACGTTATGCAGGGCAAGCTTACGGAATTGAATAGTAGTGTTTCCACCTATTTGTTCAGTATTGGTAAATACTTAATTTTTGACCGAATGAGAAAAAATAAGAAAACAGTCGGTTCGCATTTTCCAATGGAGGTTGTTGGGAAAGCTGATGTATCATTGGAGGAGCTGAGTTTGGGTGCAGAAGAACTTTCTGCCGAACAAAAACTACTTCAAAAATATTTTGCGACGTTGGGAACTCAATGTAAGGAACTACTGAACCTGTTTTATTATCGTGGGTTTACCATCCAGGAGATTGTAGAATCTGGAGGTTATAACAACGAGAATGTTGTAAAAGCGGCCAAGTCCCGCTGTATGAAAACTTTAAAGGAACGTATCAAAGCTGATGCAGATTGA
- a CDS encoding OmpA family protein — MMKIDNTARRFVLPFMVFLAFSSTANAQLLKKLGKRAEKAAERAVERRVDKEATEKTDQVLDSILEPGSKKGGNLQVPNNKEPEVNSKENKRTSENPPEVSSEGPKSLEVYSKFDFVPGDEQLFFDDFANDFVGDFPARWNTNAGGEVVILGEDSEKWFKLKSGYNIFFIPNVPNLPNDYTIEFDVRGLGMEKSSSTARLRIDLSEDGKFDEGENFVQASIPFCQYTPVGVTVENRRNNKREIYSTVEADLRKAVTEGAHISIAVNDERFRLWVNETKYIDVPKAVPLEKLRTLKFHANNFNDGTEQVFITNLKVAKGGEDLRRKLLSEGKISTNAILFNSGSDQLKPESMGVIRQIFQVLEQDSSINLKIVGHTDSDGAEDANIKLSKSRADAVKKALVSVYGVDAGRLSTDGKGESEPVGDNKTSDGKSQNRRVEFIKL, encoded by the coding sequence ATGATGAAAATTGATAACACGGCAAGAAGATTTGTGTTGCCCTTTATGGTTTTTCTAGCCTTCTCATCAACAGCTAACGCACAACTCCTAAAAAAGCTGGGAAAAAGAGCCGAAAAAGCTGCGGAAAGGGCTGTAGAAAGAAGGGTGGACAAAGAGGCCACGGAAAAAACCGATCAGGTTTTGGACAGTATTTTAGAACCTGGTTCAAAAAAGGGAGGTAACCTTCAAGTACCCAATAACAAAGAACCCGAAGTAAACTCCAAAGAAAACAAACGTACTTCTGAAAACCCACCTGAAGTTAGTTCAGAAGGTCCTAAAAGTTTGGAGGTCTACAGCAAGTTTGATTTTGTTCCGGGAGACGAACAATTGTTCTTTGATGATTTTGCCAATGACTTTGTAGGCGACTTTCCGGCAAGGTGGAACACCAATGCTGGAGGCGAAGTGGTTATTCTAGGGGAAGACTCTGAAAAATGGTTTAAGTTAAAGTCTGGTTATAATATCTTTTTTATACCCAATGTGCCCAATCTACCAAATGACTATACGATAGAATTTGATGTTAGAGGGCTTGGGATGGAAAAATCATCCTCAACGGCCCGTTTAAGAATAGACCTCAGTGAGGACGGCAAATTTGATGAAGGAGAAAACTTCGTTCAGGCGAGCATACCTTTCTGTCAATATACACCGGTTGGGGTAACCGTAGAAAACAGAAGGAACAATAAACGAGAAATTTACAGTACGGTCGAGGCGGATTTGCGCAAGGCTGTTACGGAAGGTGCCCATATCTCTATTGCGGTGAACGATGAACGTTTTCGTCTTTGGGTCAATGAAACCAAATATATAGATGTTCCAAAGGCCGTTCCGCTGGAAAAATTACGCACTCTAAAGTTTCATGCCAATAATTTTAATGACGGCACGGAACAAGTATTTATTACCAATCTAAAAGTTGCCAAAGGCGGTGAGGACTTAAGGAGAAAGCTTTTGTCCGAAGGAAAAATATCCACCAACGCCATCCTTTTTAATTCTGGGTCTGATCAATTAAAGCCGGAGTCCATGGGTGTCATTCGGCAAATATTCCAGGTTTTGGAGCAAGACTCCAGCATCAACCTTAAAATAGTGGGTCATACGGACAGCGATGGTGCCGAAGATGCGAACATAAAACTTTCCAAAAGTCGCGCAGATGCCGTAAAAAAAGCCCTTGTTTCCGTGTATGGAGTGGATGCCGGTAGGCTTTCCACAGATGGAAAGGGAGAATCAGAACCTGTAGGGGACAACAAAACAAGCGATGGCAAGTCGCAAAACAGAAGAGTAGAATTTATCAAACTTTAA
- a CDS encoding YqaE/Pmp3 family membrane protein — MSLIRVLLAILFPPLAVIGKGCGSFLIVLLLTFCGWVPGVIAALVILNNPN; from the coding sequence ATGAGTTTAATACGGGTCTTATTGGCTATCTTGTTTCCTCCCTTGGCTGTAATCGGCAAAGGGTGTGGATCCTTTCTAATTGTATTGCTTTTAACTTTTTGTGGTTGGGTGCCCGGGGTTATCGCTGCATTGGTTATCTTGAACAATCCAAACTAA
- a CDS encoding tetratricopeptide repeat protein gives MEKELLIQRYFSNSLTQEEKAFFDDLIQNDKEFKNQFDFELDLQKVIGESHRTELKSKLKGFEKEVTTSSKSTKSIKTYRKWLVAASILILIGFGYLQFSNPNLNTLYDENFQVYPNAEVSITRGEEAESLERKAFIAYETEDYEQALQLFSEMPEQLYIDFYKAQCHLKLEQYSKAIELLNLNISNKAKYIPESYWYMSMAYLKMGDRENAKNSLMYLVAHFDYRKERAKELISRLD, from the coding sequence ATGGAAAAAGAACTATTAATACAGCGCTATTTTTCAAATTCCTTGACCCAAGAAGAGAAGGCATTCTTCGATGACCTTATACAAAACGACAAGGAATTTAAAAATCAATTTGATTTTGAACTGGATCTTCAAAAAGTCATTGGTGAATCGCATCGAACTGAATTGAAATCCAAACTAAAGGGTTTTGAGAAAGAAGTTACCACTAGTTCCAAAAGTACCAAGAGTATTAAAACTTATAGAAAATGGTTGGTTGCCGCATCTATACTTATTTTAATTGGCTTTGGATATTTGCAGTTTTCCAATCCCAATTTGAATACCTTGTATGATGAAAATTTCCAAGTCTACCCCAATGCCGAAGTTTCCATAACCAGGGGCGAAGAAGCCGAGTCCTTGGAGCGCAAGGCTTTTATCGCTTATGAAACAGAGGATTATGAGCAGGCACTACAACTTTTTTCTGAAATGCCCGAGCAATTGTACATTGATTTTTACAAAGCGCAGTGCCATTTAAAATTGGAACAATATAGCAAGGCAATCGAACTTTTGAATTTGAACATCTCTAATAAGGCAAAATACATACCGGAGTCTTACTGGTACATGTCAATGGCCTACTTAAAAATGGGCGATAGGGAAAATGCCAAAAACTCACTCATGTATCTAGTGGCACATTTTGATTATCGTAAAGAAAGGGCCAAGGAACTTATCTCTCGTTTGGATTAG
- a CDS encoding collagen-like protein yields the protein MTLSAALVISCSAEDGEDGAIGPQGPQGEQGIQGTSGQDGEDGNANVIASDWFPTQFSSSPTTLTSFSVPMTELTDEMANSALIMAYGKRLVNGGSTERIYLLPVTIGERTYQFYAEDEEGDGSYDFVCQGTSGSGNNLVFNTFVEIRYVIVPQGTLSGKAIMQDITKMEYREAMEYLGLNY from the coding sequence ATGACACTTAGTGCGGCATTGGTAATTTCTTGTTCCGCTGAAGATGGCGAAGACGGAGCCATTGGCCCACAAGGACCTCAAGGAGAACAAGGAATTCAAGGGACTTCGGGACAAGATGGTGAGGATGGCAATGCCAATGTAATCGCCTCTGATTGGTTCCCTACCCAATTCAGTTCCTCCCCCACAACTCTAACCAGTTTCAGTGTTCCGATGACCGAACTGACTGATGAAATGGCGAACAGTGCATTAATCATGGCCTATGGCAAACGCTTGGTCAATGGAGGTTCAACAGAAAGAATCTATTTACTACCGGTAACCATAGGCGAACGGACCTATCAGTTTTATGCAGAAGATGAAGAAGGGGACGGGTCTTACGATTTTGTATGTCAAGGCACCTCGGGCAGCGGTAATAACCTTGTCTTCAATACTTTTGTCGAAATAAGATATGTAATAGTACCACAGGGCACCCTTTCCGGCAAAGCGATTATGCAAGATATTACGAAAATGGAATACAGGGAAGCCATGGAATATCTAGGACTGAACTATTGA
- a CDS encoding CHAT domain-containing protein, with the protein MKAFFFLIFLNFLLVVYLQAQQSPLGKIASLNTQAESYYYSEKDSANFYYFQILEIQKEKKDLDGMLETYFNLAGVASYHADLHQTVFVLGKLDSLLFNSHQKNTISSIENRNYLKYFKGDYLYKLNQNNKSIEIFRNLIDDIENVPISERTPTMNGLMTAAYGFLGKMYMLEGQYARSKEIYERNIRELSENMEGNEESLYDHYNLLAQVLLKEKKYHEANNYLLRNFRYNLENDNQNSLVYGGFYLAESYLNLSQPDSALVFLNKIESTVQKNPVFNSLYQLRKADVLEAENKYDEALSLLEGTLTSFTNLNDQTFTREHEIYLKIGDLNRQIGKKESALENYKLSLKTLKTSGAEAINALAIYKRIAEIYNEQKSADGYQKSIETAWRGANLIDSLRPSFTGSEDKFQLIENAFPLFESGLEAYYQLTVLAPSDSLASNMFHLMEKSKSVVSLESLMATNATRFGQIPEQLIEQEELLKGQILILEKAVQRNTDSSSESTQELFQRKEEYQQLIARVEKEYPKYHQLKYNTQTTSIDVLQKVLDLDQAFISYFYGERAIYGISISKNQAQLAKIELDQTLEKSIEEFRKMVADPKSDIDALKKVATGLYASLLAPVLPKRSKKLIIAPDGPLNYIPFSALIDPEKPDSFLVLSKAVSHINSATLFMQLLKRNVNNGKLLAFAPSFQGQTIEPGITRNSLSPLPHNKDEVMALSQLFDGSIFVQNEASLQNFLDQAESYEILHLATHAVYNNDQPDFSYLAFSPNTDSFLLYVKDLYNLQINANLVTLSACETALGDLKKGEGLIGLTRGFFYSGAKSITSSLWNVNDASTTKMMGDYYQYLARGENKAVALQMAQKDFLNLNRENALAHPYYWSGFILHGNPVKIASGGAWWFLVLPIIILLAVAVFTFGKKKGQTGLA; encoded by the coding sequence ATGAAGGCCTTTTTTTTTCTGATATTTTTAAACTTTCTTTTAGTTGTCTACCTACAGGCACAACAGTCCCCATTGGGCAAAATCGCCTCTCTAAATACCCAAGCCGAATCCTATTATTATTCCGAGAAAGATTCTGCCAATTTTTATTATTTCCAAATCCTAGAGATTCAAAAAGAAAAGAAAGATCTGGATGGCATGTTGGAAACCTATTTTAATCTAGCAGGAGTGGCCAGTTATCATGCGGATCTTCATCAAACGGTATTTGTTTTGGGAAAATTGGATTCGTTATTATTCAATTCACACCAAAAAAATACGATAAGCTCTATTGAAAACAGAAATTATCTAAAATACTTTAAAGGAGATTATTTATATAAGTTAAACCAGAATAACAAGTCCATTGAAATTTTTAGAAATCTGATTGATGATATAGAAAATGTCCCCATATCTGAACGGACTCCTACAATGAACGGTTTAATGACCGCTGCCTATGGGTTTTTAGGAAAAATGTATATGCTTGAAGGGCAATATGCAAGATCCAAGGAAATTTATGAGCGAAATATCCGCGAACTTTCAGAGAATATGGAAGGCAATGAAGAATCTCTCTATGACCACTATAATCTTTTGGCACAAGTATTACTAAAAGAAAAAAAGTACCACGAAGCTAATAACTATCTCCTACGGAATTTTAGGTACAATCTCGAGAACGATAACCAAAACTCTTTGGTCTATGGAGGGTTTTACCTAGCGGAGAGTTATTTAAACCTATCTCAACCAGATAGTGCCCTTGTTTTTTTAAACAAGATTGAATCCACAGTACAAAAAAATCCTGTTTTCAATTCTTTGTACCAACTTCGTAAAGCAGATGTTTTGGAAGCAGAGAATAAATATGATGAGGCACTCTCCTTATTGGAAGGCACACTCACGTCTTTCACCAATTTAAATGACCAAACCTTCACTAGGGAACATGAAATTTATCTAAAAATTGGTGATCTAAATCGACAAATTGGCAAGAAAGAAAGTGCCCTTGAAAATTATAAACTTTCCCTAAAAACGCTTAAAACATCAGGAGCCGAGGCCATTAATGCTTTGGCTATCTACAAGAGAATAGCAGAAATATATAACGAACAGAAATCTGCTGACGGCTATCAAAAAAGTATAGAGACCGCTTGGAGGGGAGCAAATCTAATTGATTCCTTGAGGCCCAGTTTTACGGGAAGCGAAGATAAATTTCAGCTCATTGAAAATGCCTTTCCCTTATTTGAATCTGGATTGGAGGCTTATTACCAATTGACCGTTTTGGCACCAAGTGATTCTTTAGCAAGTAACATGTTCCACCTGATGGAAAAAAGCAAATCCGTGGTTTCTTTAGAATCATTGATGGCGACCAATGCAACCCGATTTGGACAAATCCCGGAACAGTTGATCGAACAGGAGGAATTATTGAAAGGACAAATTCTAATTTTAGAAAAAGCCGTACAAAGAAATACGGATTCTTCCTCTGAAAGCACTCAAGAACTTTTCCAGCGCAAAGAAGAATACCAGCAATTGATTGCAAGAGTGGAAAAAGAGTATCCCAAATACCATCAGTTAAAATATAATACTCAAACCACTTCTATTGATGTTCTGCAAAAGGTACTTGATCTTGATCAAGCATTTATTTCCTACTTCTATGGGGAACGGGCTATTTATGGAATATCCATTAGTAAAAACCAGGCCCAATTGGCTAAAATTGAATTGGATCAAACACTAGAAAAATCCATTGAAGAATTCAGAAAGATGGTTGCGGACCCCAAGTCGGATATTGATGCCCTTAAAAAAGTTGCGACAGGACTATATGCAAGTCTTTTGGCACCGGTACTTCCAAAAAGAAGTAAAAAATTGATCATTGCCCCAGATGGACCCTTGAACTATATTCCCTTTAGTGCGCTTATTGATCCTGAAAAACCGGATTCTTTTTTAGTTCTGTCCAAAGCTGTTTCGCATATCAATAGTGCCACTTTATTCATGCAATTGTTGAAACGAAATGTAAACAATGGCAAACTGTTGGCCTTTGCCCCCAGTTTTCAAGGGCAGACCATAGAGCCCGGAATCACTCGAAACAGTCTTTCACCCTTGCCCCACAATAAGGACGAGGTAATGGCCTTGAGCCAATTATTTGACGGTTCCATATTTGTACAGAATGAGGCCAGTCTTCAAAATTTTCTAGATCAAGCCGAGAGCTATGAAATTTTACATTTGGCCACCCACGCCGTCTATAATAACGACCAGCCAGATTTTTCTTATTTGGCCTTTAGCCCAAATACCGATAGTTTTCTGCTATACGTCAAGGACTTGTACAATTTACAGATCAATGCGAATTTGGTCACTTTGAGTGCCTGTGAAACCGCTTTGGGCGATTTAAAAAAGGGTGAAGGACTCATTGGCTTGACACGTGGTTTTTTCTATAGCGGTGCCAAAAGTATTACCAGTTCTCTTTGGAACGTAAACGACGCATCGACCACCAAAATGATGGGCGATTATTACCAATATCTGGCCCGGGGCGAGAACAAGGCCGTTGCCCTTCAGATGGCGCAAAAGGATTTTCTTAACCTAAATCGTGAAAACGCCTTGGCCCACCCTTATTATTGGTCAGGTTTTATTTTACATGGCAACCCGGTTAAAATTGCTTCTGGGGGCGCATGGTGGTTTTTAGTATTACCCATTATTATTCTTTTGGCTGTAGCTGTTTTTACTTTTGGCAAAAAAAAAGGTCAAACGGGGTTAGCCTAA
- a CDS encoding T9SS type A sorting domain-containing protein, with translation MRTLIYSLLFIVQGTIAQEITKAVLGASGQPVSGASIQINYTMGEPIVGTIGKSQEWQQGFWSGSLQVIPINETQSLNGLMVYPNPVQSEINISTGGLPVFGAAIFAMDHRKIMDTALPKNQSLHQMNLETLSKGFYVLQVYVEGTEPHLFKVIKK, from the coding sequence ATGAGAACACTTATTTATAGCCTCTTATTTATTGTTCAGGGAACAATAGCCCAAGAAATCACAAAAGCTGTCCTGGGCGCTAGTGGCCAACCAGTATCCGGCGCTTCAATTCAGATTAATTATACCATGGGCGAACCTATAGTAGGCACTATTGGTAAATCCCAGGAATGGCAACAGGGTTTTTGGTCGGGTTCACTGCAAGTAATCCCGATCAATGAAACACAAAGTTTGAACGGGCTCATGGTTTATCCGAATCCTGTACAAAGTGAGATTAATATTTCCACAGGCGGTTTACCTGTATTTGGAGCTGCCATATTCGCCATGGACCATAGAAAAATTATGGATACCGCCTTGCCCAAAAATCAATCATTGCATCAAATGAATCTGGAAACCTTGAGTAAAGGGTTTTATGTACTTCAAGTTTATGTTGAGGGTACGGAACCCCATTTGTTTAAAGTCATCAAAAAATAA
- a CDS encoding collagen-like protein yields the protein MKTKTNFLTISLMTLAILFVSCDKDSIEGPIGPQGPQGEQGIQGPVGPQGPAGEDGEALGVPGPQGEQGPAGPQGPTGANGADGADGNANVTTYTFDMSSKSGNSIPINISALTQDVVDNDLIIGYLRNSQSNTYYAIPASVWPNGTGGYYDVAVDIAVGKFWVHFYQVGTQTFNPISSVELGDLKVVVAESNSTIAGKSKRQSLREELKTNGVDINDYRAVMDYFGLEY from the coding sequence ATGAAAACCAAGACTAATTTTTTGACAATTTCATTGATGACCCTAGCCATATTATTTGTCTCTTGTGACAAGGATAGTATCGAAGGCCCGATCGGACCACAAGGACCGCAAGGCGAGCAAGGTATTCAAGGGCCTGTTGGACCACAGGGGCCCGCTGGTGAAGACGGAGAAGCTTTGGGCGTGCCAGGACCACAGGGAGAGCAGGGACCCGCAGGGCCTCAAGGACCAACTGGAGCGAACGGTGCTGACGGCGCCGACGGAAATGCCAATGTTACGACCTATACCTTTGACATGTCATCCAAATCTGGTAATTCAATACCAATAAATATTTCAGCATTAACGCAAGATGTCGTTGACAACGATTTGATCATCGGGTATTTGCGAAACTCACAGAGCAATACATACTATGCAATACCGGCAAGTGTTTGGCCCAATGGAACAGGCGGATACTATGATGTTGCCGTTGACATTGCCGTAGGAAAATTTTGGGTTCATTTTTACCAAGTAGGCACCCAAACTTTTAACCCCATTTCTTCCGTTGAACTGGGCGACCTAAAAGTTGTCGTGGCCGAATCAAATAGTACAATTGCCGGGAAATCAAAAAGACAAAGTCTTAGGGAAGAACTAAAGACAAACGGAGTCGATATCAATGACTACCGTGCCGTCATGGACTATTTTGGATTAGAATACTAA